The DNA region GAAAGCAGCAGAAGACTGTGCCAAGGTAGCTTTTGAGCTGGGTGTCAGACGTGCCGATGCTTATGTGAAAGGACCGGGTGCAGGACGTGATGCAGCTATCAGAACCATCAATAATACAGGGATTGAAATAACCTCTATTCACGACACTACGCCCATCCCCCATAACGGATGCCGCCCCCCGAAAAGAAGAAGAGTTTAATTGTTGAATAAAATTAAGAAAGAAAATGGCAAGATACATAGGTGCAAAATCAAAAATAGCCAGAAGATTTAAAGATCCTATTTTTGGCCCGGATAAAACTTTAAGCAAAAAATCATCACCGGCTGCCAGAAGAAAGGGTAAAATGACTGAATATGCCATTCAGTTACAGGAAAAACAAAAAGCAAAATATACTTATGGTTTGCTCGAACGTCAGTTCAGGAACCTCTTTGAAAAAGCCGCCAGAAAACAAGGTAAAACCGGTGATAACCTGCTTAAATTTCTTGAGGCACGTCTCGATAATTCCGTTTACCGCCTTGGTCTGACACGCACAAGGGCAGCCGCACGCCAACTTGTGATTCACAAACATGTCATGGTCAATCAGCGGGTAGTAAACATTCCTTCTTTCCAGCTAAAACCGGGGGACATCATTTCGTTAAGGGAAAAATCAAAATCTCTTGAACTGGTTCAGAATGCCCTGAGCTCGAAAAGAAATCATTATCCGTGGATTGAATGGGATAATGAAACCAAAACAGGAAAATTTGTCAATTATCCGGAAAGAGAAGAAATCCCTGAAAACATCAGGGAAAACCTCATTGTTGAATTCTATTCCAAGCAATAAAAATAATAATAATTATGGGAGTTATTCCTTTTCAAAAACCAGAACGTGTAATTATGCAAAAATCCTCTGATTCAAAGGGGGTTTTTGAATTCTATCCTCTCGAAAAAGGATATGGTGTTACTATTGGCAATGCTATCAGACGTGTTCTTCTTTCTTCTTTAGAGGGCTTTGCTATTACTAACATTAAAATTGATGGCATTGAGCAGGAGTTTTCAACTATCGAAGGTGTCAGGGAAGATGTCGTGAATATTGTTTTAAACCTGAAACAGGTCAGATTTAAACAAATAGCTGAAGAAAACGAAGAAAAAGTGTTCGTTTCTATTTCAGGTAAAGATGAATTTCTTGCTGCTGAAATCGGAAAAGCTTCAAACTGTTTTGAAGTATTAAATCCCGAATTGGTTATCTGCAGCATGGAACCATCCGTACATCTTGATATGGAAATCATTATCAAAAGAGGCAGAGGTTATAAAACCATTGAAGACAACAAAATTCCGGATGCCCCGATCGGAATGATTACCCTTGATTCGGTGTTTTCACCTATTAAGCATGTCAAATATAGTGTTGAAAATTTCAGGGTAGGGCAGGATACTGATTTTGAAAAACTTATTCTCGAAATCACCAGTGATGGGTCCATTCATCCTGAAGATGCCTTAAAAGAAGCAGCCAAAGTTTTGATGCAGCATTTTGTTCTTTTCTCTGATGAAAAACTGACTCTTGACGAAGAACTGAAGAAGGAAGAGAAAAAAGTGGATGAAAAATTCCTGCAGATGCGCAAACTGCTGAAAACCTCCCTTACCGACCTCGATTTATCGGTCAGAGCCTACAACTGTCTGGCTTCTGCCGGAATTCAGACTTTGGGAGAACTCGTACAGTATGACGTTGCTGACTTGTTAAAATTCAGAAATTTTGGTAAAAAATCATTGATAGAAATAGAAGAACTGGTGAAAGAAAAAGGACTGACCTTTGGAATGGATATTTCACCATATAAAATAGAAACAGAACAGGAGTAAGACGATGAGACACGGGAAAAAAATCAATCATTTAAGCAGAAAATCAGCTCACCGTAAAGCCTTAATGGCGAATTTGGCTTCATCATTAATTTTACACAAAAGAATTACAACAACAGTAGCCAAAGCCAAAGCATTGCGTAAATATGTTGAGCCGCTGATTACCAAGGCAAAAAACGATACCACTCATTCAAGACGTATTGTTTTTAGCTATCTGAAACATAAAGATCCTGTCAAGGAATTGTTTGATCAGGTGGCTGTGAAAGTTGCCGAAAGGCCGGGTGGATATACCAGAATTATCAAAACTGGTTATCGTCTGGGCGATAATGCCGAAACCTGTATTATCGAGCTGGTGGATTACAATGAATTGTATGTGAAAGAAGACAAGAAAAAAGCCACCCGCAGAAGAACCCGCAGAGGACCTGCTAAAACTGCTGCAACTGAGACAACCCCTGTTGAAAAAGCACCGGTTGAAACCAAATCCGAAGAGCTACCTCAGGAGCCTCAGGTTGAACCAGTAGCCGGAGAATCTTCTGAAGAACCCGCTGCTGAAAGTGAAACAACCGGACAGGAAGAAACAAAAGAATAATTTAATTAAGGAGAGGAGTAGTTTTTTCATACATGTTTTTTTAGTGCCTTTGAGCCTCCCCGGCCAAAGGCACTTTTTTTAGCTTAATGTTATTCTCTTATTTCTTTTTCACATCCTCTGAAATGATTTTCAGCTGACTGTTTCCTGTCAGCATTTATCTTTGCTGCTTATGAAGAGATACCTTGTAAAGCTTAATAATCCGTTTATTTTAGGCTTGATGATTTTTGTTCTGGCGGCTTGCCACGAAAACTATGTCCCTAAGCCAAGGGTTTATCAACGTATTTACTACCCCAGACATGACTATCAGCTTGCCAGTACTGATTGCGGATTTTCGTCTGAAATACCGGTTTATTCGGTTTTAAACCACGACAGCAGTCACAATGCTGAACCATGCTGGTTCAATCTGGTGTTTCTTCCTTTCAAAGCTAAATTACATTTGAGCTATAAGCCTGTCAATCAGTATAATACACTTGATGCGCTGAAAGAAGATGCCCGAAACCTGGTGTACAAGCATACCGTTAAAGCAGATGAAATAGAAGAAAAACTTTTTTTTACACCCCAGGGAAATTCCGGGATATTTTATGAATTGAGTGGAAGTACGGCTACGGCAATTTCATTTTATCTTACCGACAGCACTACGAACTTTATCAGAGGAGCACTTTATTTCTCATCAAGAATCAACAGAGATTCACTCGATCCGGTGATAAATTTCCTGAAAGCAGATATTCAGCATTTTATCGAGACCTTGAAATGGCAAAATCATAAATAGTCTTTCCTGAATGGAAAATATTTTAGACACACCCATTGAATACCTGAAAGGTGTGGGACCTGTCAGGGCTGCTGTGTTAAATAAATATGCCGGAATATCTAATTTCAATGATCTGTTAAATTATTTCCCTTTTCGCTATCTCGACAAAAGCAATGTTTACAAAATAAAGGATATTGTCTCTGATTCCGTTAATATTCAGCTTCTTGGTGTGATTACGAATATTTATGAGGCTGGTGAAGGGCCTTCAAAACGTTTAATAGCTGAATTACAGGATGATACCGGAACTATTGAACTTGTTTGGTTTAAAGGTTTGAAATGGCTAAAAAGCTCGCTGAAAACAGGATATGAATATTTTGTTTTTGGAAAACCTGTTATCTTCAGAGGCAAATTCAACATACCTCATCCCGAAATGGAACTGAGTACTTCAAGGGAAGAAAAACAAATAAAACTGAAATTTCAGCCTGTTTACAGCACCACCGAAGGGCTTACCCGTAAGGGACTCGACAGCAAAGGCATCATGAAACTTCAGTATGAACTGTTGACAAGGGTTTTACCTGAAATTCACGAGATATTACCTCTCAGCATGCTGAAGATACTTCAGTTCCCTGAAAGGGCAGAAGCTTATCGTCAGATTCACTTTCCGACTGATATCGGAATACTCGAAAAAGCAAGGGAGCGTTTCAAATTTGAAGAATTCTTTTTTCAGCAGTTTGAACTGTTAAGTTACCGCAGAAACAGAGAGCTTAAGGTAAAGGGCTATGTTTTTTCTGAGGTGGGGAACTTGTTTAAAACATTTTTCCATGAGGTGCTTCCTTTTCAACTGACTGAGGCCCAGAAAAGGGTGATACGCGAAATCAGAAATGACATGAAAAGCGGTAAGCAAATGAACCGCCTGCTTCAGGGGGATGTTGGCAGTGGAAAAACAATTGTGGCATTGCTCTGTATGTTAATTGCTGCTGATAATGGATTTCAATCGGCTTTGATGGCCCCGACTGAAATTCTTGCTCAACAGCATTTTAAAACCGTTTCAAAATTATTGTCAGGTTTGCCGGTTCAGGTGGCATTAATTACCGGCTCAACCTCCCGAAAAGAAAAAACTATGATCATCAAAGGAGTGGAGGCCGGAGAAATCACTATTCTGATAGGCACCCATGCCTTGATTGAAGATGATGTCAGGTTTAGAAATCTCGGCTTTGCTGTGATTGATGAACAACATAAATTCGGAGTGGCACAGCGGGCAAAAATGTGGCTCAAAAGTGAAATTCCGCCTCATGTTTTAATCATGACTGCAACGCCAATTCCCCGGACACTGGCCATGACATTTTACGGGGATCTGGATACATCGGTGATTGATGAACTGCCTCCGGGACGAAAAAACATTATAACCCGTCATGTCTATGACAATTCCCGGGAA from Sphingobacteriales bacterium includes:
- the rpsK gene encoding 30S ribosomal protein S11, which codes for MAKKQRVRTVKKRKVVVDPIGIIFVKATFNNIIVTITNSSGQVISWSSAGKMGFRGSKKNTPYAAQKAAEDCAKVAFELGVRRADAYVKGPGAGRDAAIRTINNTGIEITSIHDTTPIPHNGCRPPKRRRV
- the rpsD gene encoding 30S ribosomal protein S4; the encoded protein is MARYIGAKSKIARRFKDPIFGPDKTLSKKSSPAARRKGKMTEYAIQLQEKQKAKYTYGLLERQFRNLFEKAARKQGKTGDNLLKFLEARLDNSVYRLGLTRTRAAARQLVIHKHVMVNQRVVNIPSFQLKPGDIISLREKSKSLELVQNALSSKRNHYPWIEWDNETKTGKFVNYPEREEIPENIRENLIVEFYSKQ
- a CDS encoding DNA-directed RNA polymerase subunit alpha; amino-acid sequence: MGVIPFQKPERVIMQKSSDSKGVFEFYPLEKGYGVTIGNAIRRVLLSSLEGFAITNIKIDGIEQEFSTIEGVREDVVNIVLNLKQVRFKQIAEENEEKVFVSISGKDEFLAAEIGKASNCFEVLNPELVICSMEPSVHLDMEIIIKRGRGYKTIEDNKIPDAPIGMITLDSVFSPIKHVKYSVENFRVGQDTDFEKLILEITSDGSIHPEDALKEAAKVLMQHFVLFSDEKLTLDEELKKEEKKVDEKFLQMRKLLKTSLTDLDLSVRAYNCLASAGIQTLGELVQYDVADLLKFRNFGKKSLIEIEELVKEKGLTFGMDISPYKIETEQE
- the rplQ gene encoding 50S ribosomal protein L17; translation: MRHGKKINHLSRKSAHRKALMANLASSLILHKRITTTVAKAKALRKYVEPLITKAKNDTTHSRRIVFSYLKHKDPVKELFDQVAVKVAERPGGYTRIIKTGYRLGDNAETCIIELVDYNELYVKEDKKKATRRRTRRGPAKTAATETTPVEKAPVETKSEELPQEPQVEPVAGESSEEPAAESETTGQEETKE
- a CDS encoding gliding motility lipoprotein GldD — translated: MKRYLVKLNNPFILGLMIFVLAACHENYVPKPRVYQRIYYPRHDYQLASTDCGFSSEIPVYSVLNHDSSHNAEPCWFNLVFLPFKAKLHLSYKPVNQYNTLDALKEDARNLVYKHTVKADEIEEKLFFTPQGNSGIFYELSGSTATAISFYLTDSTTNFIRGALYFSSRINRDSLDPVINFLKADIQHFIETLKWQNHK
- the recG gene encoding ATP-dependent DNA helicase RecG, with translation MENILDTPIEYLKGVGPVRAAVLNKYAGISNFNDLLNYFPFRYLDKSNVYKIKDIVSDSVNIQLLGVITNIYEAGEGPSKRLIAELQDDTGTIELVWFKGLKWLKSSLKTGYEYFVFGKPVIFRGKFNIPHPEMELSTSREEKQIKLKFQPVYSTTEGLTRKGLDSKGIMKLQYELLTRVLPEIHEILPLSMLKILQFPERAEAYRQIHFPTDIGILEKARERFKFEEFFFQQFELLSYRRNRELKVKGYVFSEVGNLFKTFFHEVLPFQLTEAQKRVIREIRNDMKSGKQMNRLLQGDVGSGKTIVALLCMLIAADNGFQSALMAPTEILAQQHFKTVSKLLSGLPVQVALITGSTSRKEKTMIIKGVEAGEITILIGTHALIEDDVRFRNLGFAVIDEQHKFGVAQRAKMWLKSEIPPHVLIMTATPIPRTLAMTFYGDLDTSVIDELPPGRKNIITRHVYDNSREQVYDFIRKKILEGRQVYIVFPLIEESEKLDLKNLMDGYEQLKSYFPEPHYRLGIVHGRMKTEVKDREMEKFVNGTTHILVSTTVIEVGVDVPNATVMVIESAEKFGLSQLHQLRGRVGRGGEQSFCILMSSVKLTHEARKRLETMTATTDGFKIAEVDLELRGPGELTGTQQSGVLNFRIASLATDQAILQTARKLAKHLIDADPLLTLPEHIPLKKYLSLLWKNKFYWGKIS